A single window of Dermacentor albipictus isolate Rhodes 1998 colony chromosome 1, USDA_Dalb.pri_finalv2, whole genome shotgun sequence DNA harbors:
- the LOC135907418 gene encoding uncharacterized protein has translation MKMSGSCSRMTGMQRTPLTFALTVLSVLLSTTESDEMDSLMLTVMSALDVPASRVALFCSRGSCMFPGKVARNFTVASSVWTCTTGSCYASFRHYVAQEDVFARPGFVFLPGHRSLPSRLSREVARFQKYYSNVQWIFSVDQHEDLLRELKPKCQVLTVSENEINAPRDGYRSCEEREIFRNADSITTDRSPPRGTYPKDSRIIYTLFDGRNNNCGKERFLYIPIIREAYAELNNTMVESCSSSTGTDSLLLDRNVDMVLGPRPVKCSLRCYFYAYAVRQPEAFCMLVRRRRPVHPSFTDNWLSFFVLCCTLMPVAMTFSLIITVRRRINPDRTIGFSSVGLFLVSTFLGRSPPRGLGPSSAPAGVMIAAWMMGTFFLLNFVQTEITASRAVPEYSPEIKEVDELTAPLNAGRVLLCTNEQVASRLRDVVSDVSFLASLRRAADSCNRDCFAPFSWDYCTDKIKRGTHVGLIPCVVPLLARAFKSGIEPVKDRFLSHFGWSAVHGRFSLRHQHRRLLMALEESGLRCALSFLTLAVEAACHRFYNVNRGRPQARLHPFHVNLD, from the exons ATGAAAATGAGCGGCTCGTGTTCAAGAATGACTGGAATGCAGAGAACACCGCTGACATTCGCATTAACTGTGCTTTCGGTGCTTTTATCAACGACAGAATCTGACGAGATGGATTCACTGATGCTCACTGTTATGTCTGCTCTGGATGTGCCTGCATCTCGCGTTGCTCTGTTCTGCTCGAGGGGCAGCTGCATGTTTCCAGGAAAAGTCGCCAGGAATTTTACCGTAGCAAGCTCGGTCTGGACCTGCACGACAGGCTCGTGTTACGCTTCTTTCCGTCACTACGTGGCGCAAGAGGACGTATTTGCAAGACCGGGGTTTGTCTTTCTACCAGGTCACAGGTCGCTCCCCTCTCGCCTTTCACGCGAAGTGGCACGGTTCCAGAAGTACTACTCGAACGTCCAGTGGATATTTTCGGTGGACCAACACGAAGACCTGCTGAGAGAGTTAAAGCCAAAATGTCAGGTGCTTACCGTGAGTGAAAACGAGATCAACGCGCCTCGAGATGGATACAGATCCTGCGAGGAACGTGAAATATTCAGAAACGCAGACTCGATCACAACAGACCGTTCGCCACCTAGAGGCACATATCCCAAGGACAGTCGAATAATTTACACGTTATTCGACGGGCGTAATAACAACTGCGGGAAGGAAAGATTTCTGTACATCCCTATAATTAGGGAAGCGTATGCCGAACTTAACAACACGATGGTTGAATCATGTAGCAGTTCCACCGGCACTGATTCGCTTCTCCTTGACCGAAACGTTGATATGGTCCTCGGCCCACGTCCCGTTAAGTGTTCGCTTCGTTGTTACTTCTACGCGTACGCCGTACGGCAGCCGGAGGCATTCTGCATGCTTGTCCGTCGCAGGCGTCCGGTGCATCCATCTTTCACTGACAACTGGCTTTCGTTCTTCGTCCTCTGTTGCACGTTGATGCCCGTTGCAATGACGTTCTCGCTGATAATCACCGTCAGGCGTCGCATTAACCCCGACCGAACGATCGGATTTTCGTCGGTCGGGCTTTTCCTGGTGAGCACGTTCCTCGGCCGGAGCCCGCCGCGAGGCCTGGGTCCAAGCTCTGCGCCCGCAGGCGTGATGATTGCCGCCTGGATGATGGGCACGTTCTTTCTCTTGAACTTCGTCCAGACGGAGATAACAGCGTCTCGCGCGGTTCCCGAGTACTCGCCGGAAATAAAAGAAGTCGACGAGCTCACAGCGCCTCTTAACGCTGGAAGGGTCCTACTGTGCACTAATGAACAAGTGGCCAGCCGTCTTCGAGATGTCGTCTCGGACGTGTCGTTTTTGGCATCCCTGCGAAGAGCCGCCGACAGCTGCAATCGAGATTGTTTCGCTCCTTTTTCTTGGGATTATTGTACTGACAAGATTAAGAGGGGCACTCATGTCGGGCTAATTCCATGCGTCGTACCGTTGCTGGCACGGGCATTCAAGAGCGGAATAGAGCCGGTTAAGGATCGCTTCCTGTCACACTTCGGATGGTCAGCGGTGCACGGTAGATTCTCCCTGCG GCACCAACACCGACGATTGCTGATGGCGCTGGAAGAATCGGGCCTGA GATGTGCTCTCTCCTTCTTGACACTGGCTGTAGAGGCAGCGTGCCATCGTTTTTACAACGTTAATCGCGGACGCCCGCAAGCCCGCCTGCATCCTTTTCATGTGAACCTGGACTGA